One window of the Oncorhynchus gorbuscha isolate QuinsamMale2020 ecotype Even-year linkage group LG17, OgorEven_v1.0, whole genome shotgun sequence genome contains the following:
- the LOC124001808 gene encoding fos-related antigen 2-like: MYQDYSVNYDTSSRGSSTSPAQPESFTSGSSTIGSPISTSSYQKYRADMPGSSSAFIPTINAITTSQDLQWMVQPTVITSMSNPYSRSHPYSHHLSNSPGLLGHTALARPGVIRSVGDTRVRRRRDEQLTPEEEEKRRVRRERNKLAAAKCRNRRRELTEMLQGETEELEEEKSDLQKEIETLQKEKDKLEFILVAHNPMCKLPPNDRHQRGHHQQQCAPLPLTMRNSLCPRGPINTVVVKQEPQEDDVEGKSQRSVIKPICLGGGSGIFCDSDSLNTPVVAASTPASTPSVPSLIFTYPSMLEPESPSPSSESCSKAHLRSSSSSGDQSSDSLNSPTLLAL, from the exons ATGTACCAGGACTACTCCGTGAACTACGACACCTCGTCCCGCGGCAGCAGCACTTCTCCGGCCCAGCCAGAGTCATTCACGAGCGGCAGCAGCACGATCGGCAGTCCAATCTCAACCTCAAGCTACCAG AAATACCGGGCCGACATGCCTGGCTCTAGCAGTGCCTTCATCCCCACGATTAACGCCATAACGACCAGCCAGGACCTGCAGTGGATGGTGCAGCCCACAGTGATCACCTCCATGTCCAACCCTTACTCACGCTCCCACCCCTACAGCCACCACCTCTCCAACAGCCCAGGGCTCCTGGGTCACACTGCCCTCGCCCGCCCGGGTGTCATACGCTCTGTCGGGGACACCCGCGTACGACGAAGGAGAGATGAGCAG CTTAcccctgaggaagaggagaagaggagggtgaggCGCGAGAGGAACAAATTGGCAGCCGCCAAGTGCCGCAATCGCAGACGAGAGCTCACCGAGATGCTCCAAGGG GAGACTGAGGAACTGGAGGAAGAAAAGTCTGATctacagaaagagatagagacactGCAGAAGGAGAAGGACAAGTTGGAGTTCATTCTGGTGGCCCACAACCCCATGTGCAAGCTGCCCCCCAACGATCGCCACCAGAGGGGCCACCACCAGCAGCAGTgtgcccctctccctctgaccatGCGCAACAGTCTGTGTCCCCGAGGCCCCATCAACACCGTTGTGGTGAAGCAAGAACCTCAAGAAGACGACGTGGAAGGAAAGTCCCAGCGCTCTGTCATTAAGCCTATCTGTCTTGGGGGAGGTAGTGGGATCTTCTGCGATAGTGACAGCCTCAACACCCCGGTGGTGGCAGCCTCCACCCCAGCATCCACACCCAGCGTCCCCAGCCTCATATTCACCTACCCCAGCATGCTGGAGCCCGAGAGCCCCTCGCCATCCTCTGAGTCCTGCTCGAAGGCTCACctgcgcagcagcagcagcagcggggATCAGTCTTCGGACTCCCTCAACTCGCCCACCCTCCTGGCCCTCTGA